Within Bacteroidota bacterium, the genomic segment GAGGAGCCGGAACCAGGCCCAGTCACCCTCGAACTGCTTGGGACCGAGTTCGCCTCGGTTGGTCGAGACCGAGAGGCGAGCGCCCGACGGGCCGGGCCACGCGAACGGCGTCGAGGGACGGAACGAGCCCAGGCCGTAGCTGTCCGGGGTTCCGTGGATCAGGACCGAGACCCGGCTGGGGTTCGGCGCGTCGCCGTCGCGCTCGGGCAGGTCGGCCTGGAGTTCGAACGCGAGTTGGAGTGTGCCTCCGCTGAAGAGTGCCTCGCCGATAGCCTGCGCCCTGCCGAGCGCGGTTTCGGCCCGCCCGGAGAGACCGATAGACCCGCCGCCCCAGGTACGCGGCCGGCCGTCCTGGGTCAGGTAGGGAGCCAGCACCTCGTCGTAGAACGCGGCGAGCGTGCCATCGCCGGGCCGGAAGAAGCGCTCGAAGTCGTCGAGCGGGGCATCCTGCCGGCTGTTCGGGTCGAAGGGATAGGTACCGGCGAGCGTGCGCTGGAACTCGGCCTGGACCTCAGCGCGCCAGCGCTCGTTGAGGCGGCGCTGCGCCGACCCGAGGATGGTGCCCCACGCGACGTAGACCGGCTCCTCGAAGAGTGTCCGGCGCACGTCGGCGTCGAGGCGGCGGAGTCCGCCCCGGATCTGGCCGAGCGCGTTGTTCAGACGCCCGCCGTTGTCCCCCACGACGGCCGCGGCAAACTCGGCAGCCTGGGCAGGGTCGGCGGCTCCTTCGAGCATGCTGCCCACCTGGCCGAGCGCCTCGAGCGCCCGGTAGAGGCCCTCGCCCGCGCCTCCGCTCTCGGCCTGGTCCGCCTGTAAGGCATGCAGCCCCACGAACTGCCGCATCACGGGGTGCATGTTCTCGTCGCCGCCGAGCCCGTCGGTGGCGCGGCCGGTCACCCTGCGCCGGACTTGGTCGCCCTGCCGGCGCACGGCGTCCGCTATCCCCTGGCCGACCTGCCCGCCCGGCAGGTCGCCGAAGGTCGTCTCGGCCGTAATCCGGGCCAGCACGTAGATGAGCGGCGAGTCCGTCGTGTTCGAGAGGAAGCTGAGGTAGGTGACGGCCGTCGGCGCATCGCTGAAGGACTGGTAGCGGACGCTCCGCATGAAGCGCTTCCAGGCTCGCCCGTAGTCCTCGAAGTAGAACTCGTTGAGCCGCGCCAGCATCTCGCCCGCCTGGAGCATGTCCGGCGGCAGCTCGTCTCCCGAGACGCCCATCACCCAGTCGTCGCGCGAGGGGTCTTCACTCTCGGTCTCGAACGCCTGGCGAGCGAACTCGTCCCAGCCCCGCTGGGTGAAGAAGCCCGGAACGCGCGGCCCGCCGCCCTCGCCGAGTTGGAACATGGCGTGGAAGCGCGGGGGCACGACCTCGGCGAGGCGGACCGGGGGGAGGACGGCGCTGCCCTCGCTGCGGAGGCGGTTGTAGACTCCGCGAACGGAGGGCTGCTCGTAGATCAGGTCGCGCGTGCTCAGGACGAGGCCCGCCTCGGGCTCGAAGGGCGCGACGGCGGCGGCGTCCAGCCCCTCGACGAACGCCGCGAGGTGCCGGTCGATGCCCGCCGGCGCGATAGCCGAGGTGGAGTCCGCGCCGTAGAGCGAGCCGTAGGTCACGTCGGTCAGGTACTGCTGGAGGAACGCCGCGTTGGCCTCGTCGTCGAGGCGCTGCGCGTCTGAGGTGAGCAGGAGGTACGCCTTGAGGTCCTCGTAGGCGCTCCGCCGCGCCGACGAGTCGGAGGCGACGCGTCCGAGGCGGTCCCGCAGCGTGGCCAGCGGGTAGGCTTCGACGAACGCCCGTGCCCGCGCGTGGTAGAGCGCGCGCGCCGGCTCGAGCACGGTCCCGCGCCGGTTGAGGCCGAGCTGAAGCAGCGGCGGGCCGCCGCCGAGGCGGTCGATCTCGTCGCGGAGCAACGTCATCCGGTCCAGGTTGGCGATGCTCGGGCGGCGGTCGTCCCAGCGGACGAGGGCGGCCTCTGACGCCGCGTCGCGGGCGCGGTCGAGGTCACTCTTGCTGCGGAAGACCGCCTGCGAGGCTCCGAGGAGGAACAGCACGAGCGCCGCCACCGCCGCCGCCGAGGTCCCGGCGCGGGCCAGCCGCCGCTGCGTCGCCGCCCGCGAGGTCTGCCGCCCGAGGTACTGGTCGGGGATCACGACCTCGGTGAACACGTCCTTGATGAAGTAGCTCTTGGCCTCGGTCTCCGCGCCGAGCGGGGTCATCTCCGGCGGGAGGTCGAACTCCGCCTCGATGGCGCGGATGACGTGGTCGATGGGAACGCCTTCCTGGGTACCGCTCGTGAAGTAGAACCCGCGAAAGATGGGCGTCTCCTGGTACGGGTTCGGCTGGAACAGGCGGGCGACGAACGGCCCGAGGGCACCGCGCAGCGAGGCGAACTGGAGCGGGAAGTTGTAGACCAGCTTGCGCTCCTCGCGCTTCATCGCCCGGCGCAGCCGCCGCGAGCGGAAGCCCGAGAGCGCCTCGGCGAGCCGGTCGAACTCCCGCTCGAAGAGCGCCCGGAAGCCGGCCTCGGGGGCCGCGTCCGGCTCCAGCGTAGCGCCCCAGATCACCTCGCGCTCGCGCCGGTCGAACTCGCCGAAGAACTCGACGAAGCCTTGCAGCAGGTCGGTCTTGGTGAAGAGGAGGTAGACCGGGAAGCGGATGCCGAGGTGCCTGATGAGCTCGTCGATCCGCGCGCGGACGGTGTCGGCGTGGCGCTCTATCTCGGCCGGCGACGCGCCGGCCAGCTCGTCGAGCGCGATGCCGACGAGGACGCCGTTGATGGGGCGCTCCTTGCGGTGCTTCTTGAGGATCTCCAGGAACGCGATCCACTCGTCGTTGTCCTCGCGCTCGGTGACGTAGCGGCCCGCCGTGTCGAGGAGAATCGCCTGATCGGTGAAGAACCAGTCGCAGTCGCGGGTGCCGCCGACGCCGCGCACGCGGTCCGTGCCGACGGGGAAGCTGAGGCCCGAGTTGGCGATCGCCGTCGTCTTGCCCGCGCCGGGCGGGCCGATGAAGAGGTACCACGGCAGGGCGTAGAGGGCGGCCTTGCCGCCACCGGGCCGCCACCCCTTCTTGCCGAGCTTGGACTGCTTGAGCGTCTCGATGGCGCGCTCCAGGTCCGCCTGGAGCTGCTCGATCTCGGCCTGCTGGTCCGGCCGGACGTTCTGCTGCTGCGAGGCCGCCTGGGCCATGAGCTGCTGCTCCAGCCCGCTCGACGCCTGCGCGGCCTTCATCTGCCGCATCATCAGCGCGAGGCCGACGAGCAGCAGCGCGACCGCGAGCGCGAGCCCCGTCACCACGAGCGACCACTCCATGACGAGCGCGGCCAGCAGCACCAGCAGCACCACGAGGACCACGCCGAGGCCGATCCAGAATCCTTTGCTCGTCAGCCACGTCATGGGGTTGCCACCGTTTCGATGTCCCGCGCCACCTCGGCAGCGGTGCGGTTCATGTAGACTGTCATGCCGAGGTAGATCACCAGGCTGAGCATGACGACCGCGGTCACGACGGCCCAGGTTGGCACCCGGCTGCGGACTTCAGTGGCGACCTGGCCGCGCGGCTGGCCGTGCGGGGCAAGCTGCCCCGGTGCCATGCCCGGCTGGCGTTCCACCTCACTCTGGACCTCTTCGACGAGCATGCGGAGTTCTTCCTGCCCGTGCAACTGGTACTTCCCCTTGAAGCCCAGCGCCATGCAGAGGTAGTAGACCTCCAGCACTTCGGCGTGGAGGCCGGGGTTGGCCCGCATCCCGTCGAGCCGGTCGAAGAACGTCTCGCCCGCGTCGAAGCGGTCGTAGAGTTCGAGCTGGAGCGGGTTCGAGAGCCACTGGTTCTTCTGGCTCCACCCCGACGAGAGCAGCGTCTCGTCGAGGAAGGCGACGAGGGCGAACTCGGCCTCGCGGATGTCCTCAGGCGCGAGCCCGGTGCCCTCAGCCTCGCGCCGGGTAGTCTCCAGGAGGTGCTTGATCCGGCGGCGGAGCATCTCGGCATCCCCGTACTCCTGCGTCGCCCGAAGCTGGAGCGCGAGCGAGAAGCACGGCGCATATACGTCGGCG encodes:
- the tssM gene encoding type VI secretion system membrane subunit TssM; the encoded protein is MTWLTSKGFWIGLGVVLVVLLVLLAALVMEWSLVVTGLALAVALLLVGLALMMRQMKAAQASSGLEQQLMAQAASQQQNVRPDQQAEIEQLQADLERAIETLKQSKLGKKGWRPGGGKAALYALPWYLFIGPPGAGKTTAIANSGLSFPVGTDRVRGVGGTRDCDWFFTDQAILLDTAGRYVTEREDNDEWIAFLEILKKHRKERPINGVLVGIALDELAGASPAEIERHADTVRARIDELIRHLGIRFPVYLLFTKTDLLQGFVEFFGEFDRREREVIWGATLEPDAAPEAGFRALFEREFDRLAEALSGFRSRRLRRAMKREERKLVYNFPLQFASLRGALGPFVARLFQPNPYQETPIFRGFYFTSGTQEGVPIDHVIRAIEAEFDLPPEMTPLGAETEAKSYFIKDVFTEVVIPDQYLGRQTSRAATQRRLARAGTSAAAVAALVLFLLGASQAVFRSKSDLDRARDAASEAALVRWDDRRPSIANLDRMTLLRDEIDRLGGGPPLLQLGLNRRGTVLEPARALYHARARAFVEAYPLATLRDRLGRVASDSSARRSAYEDLKAYLLLTSDAQRLDDEANAAFLQQYLTDVTYGSLYGADSTSAIAPAGIDRHLAAFVEGLDAAAVAPFEPEAGLVLSTRDLIYEQPSVRGVYNRLRSEGSAVLPPVRLAEVVPPRFHAMFQLGEGGGPRVPGFFTQRGWDEFARQAFETESEDPSRDDWVMGVSGDELPPDMLQAGEMLARLNEFYFEDYGRAWKRFMRSVRYQSFSDAPTAVTYLSFLSNTTDSPLIYVLARITAETTFGDLPGGQVGQGIADAVRRQGDQVRRRVTGRATDGLGGDENMHPVMRQFVGLHALQADQAESGGAGEGLYRALEALGQVGSMLEGAADPAQAAEFAAAVVGDNGGRLNNALGQIRGGLRRLDADVRRTLFEEPVYVAWGTILGSAQRRLNERWRAEVQAEFQRTLAGTYPFDPNSRQDAPLDDFERFFRPGDGTLAAFYDEVLAPYLTQDGRPRTWGGGSIGLSGRAETALGRAQAIGEALFSGGTLQLAFELQADLPERDGDAPNPSRVSVLIHGTPDSYGLGSFRPSTPFAWPGPSGARLSVSTNRGELGPKQFEGDWAWFRLLQQADVRRTTTTQYEVRWPFREPDEYVVTAVYTLSTRSRAFPFNNATQFFAFSPPATLN
- the icmH gene encoding type IVB secretion system protein IcmH/DotU; amino-acid sequence: MPTTASPPPDAHFGSFGDFSARLADVYAPCFSLALQLRATQEYGDAEMLRRRIKHLLETTRREAEGTGLAPEDIREAEFALVAFLDETLLSSGWSQKNQWLSNPLQLELYDRFDAGETFFDRLDGMRANPGLHAEVLEVYYLCMALGFKGKYQLHGQEELRMLVEEVQSEVERQPGMAPGQLAPHGQPRGQVATEVRSRVPTWAVVTAVVMLSLVIYLGMTVYMNRTAAEVARDIETVATP